From one Staphylococcus kloosii genomic stretch:
- a CDS encoding glycosyltransferase family 2 protein, producing MKLISIIVSVYNKEKFLEKCIQSIIDLKIDKSIIEAIFVDDVSTDNSYKIIKEYAEEYDFIRCIKLSENTGGPAEPRNVGIQEANGEYLTILDADDWLESDGIPKLVYQMRDNDSDIGFGQCYKHRNNEIVKVANFTSYKEDNGLVPYEINKIFRSIGPWAKIFKRSTVFDHNIKFKNLKYAEDKLFYCEIISKSKSASMTSENVYHVNRYTNNISLVKKTNVMEKAEYNLEVLKEIVKMSLPKIATQQILCRIIEMDFISRFFLTKTFLNSNNKEYFYHIFDEVESIVTNLGFEMNRIIENARYKNVYYAYHYNKEDFVEFVDHALNRANKQKYINNHIVHFKYPKKFNNLNEIKSKCTAVYNGTRLINNKFYKVIEVFRQPEVKINFVKLVKKEDERYSKNLDFILDNNFIYVEARYFEFEDYDFNILIQFNDYETTLVNSIYPDSSKNYKLKSQNHKLELLKSNKKNKKKKANKYLKVVPKFVVLIKDSNIYRDLEFKEKISPIYKGRVFEIVSIDKSTKNVPRLVTKEGYYISANLDIVLSLDFDNLVLQ from the coding sequence GTGAAGTTAATTTCTATTATAGTATCAGTATATAATAAAGAGAAATTCTTGGAGAAGTGTATTCAATCAATAATAGATTTAAAAATAGATAAATCTATTATTGAAGCTATATTTGTAGATGATGTTTCCACAGATAATTCATATAAAATTATCAAAGAGTATGCAGAAGAATATGATTTTATTCGATGTATAAAGTTAAGTGAAAATACTGGAGGACCTGCTGAGCCACGGAATGTTGGAATACAAGAAGCAAATGGTGAATATCTTACTATATTGGATGCTGATGATTGGTTAGAATCCGATGGAATCCCAAAGTTAGTATATCAAATGAGGGATAATGATTCTGATATAGGTTTTGGACAATGCTATAAACATAGAAATAATGAAATAGTGAAAGTTGCTAACTTTACCTCATATAAAGAAGATAACGGTTTAGTTCCATATGAGATAAATAAAATTTTTAGATCAATCGGACCATGGGCTAAAATTTTCAAACGATCAACAGTTTTTGACCATAATATCAAATTTAAAAACTTAAAATATGCTGAGGATAAGCTTTTTTATTGCGAAATTATAAGTAAATCTAAGAGTGCATCTATGACATCGGAAAATGTATACCATGTAAATAGATATACAAATAATATTTCTTTGGTAAAAAAAACAAATGTTATGGAAAAAGCAGAATATAATCTAGAAGTTCTTAAAGAGATAGTTAAAATGAGTTTGCCTAAAATTGCTACTCAGCAAATTTTATGTAGAATTATAGAAATGGATTTTATCTCTAGGTTTTTTCTTACGAAAACCTTTTTAAATTCAAATAATAAAGAATATTTTTATCATATTTTTGATGAAGTAGAGTCAATAGTAACAAATCTTGGTTTTGAAATGAATAGGATTATTGAAAATGCTAGGTATAAGAACGTATATTATGCTTATCATTATAATAAAGAAGACTTTGTTGAATTTGTTGATCATGCATTAAATAGGGCTAATAAACAAAAGTATATTAATAACCACATTGTTCACTTTAAATATCCAAAAAAATTTAATAATTTAAATGAAATTAAATCTAAGTGTACAGCAGTATATAACGGTACTAGACTAATAAATAATAAATTCTACAAAGTTATTGAGGTGTTTAGACAACCTGAAGTTAAAATAAATTTTGTTAAGCTAGTAAAAAAAGAAGACGAAAGATATAGTAAAAACTTAGATTTCATATTAGATAATAATTTTATATATGTAGAAGCGCGATACTTTGAGTTTGAAGATTATGACTTTAATATTTTGATACAGTTCAATGATTATGAAACTACTTTAGTAAATTCAATTTATCCTGATAGTAGTAAGAACTACAAATTAAAATCTCAGAATCATAAATTAGAATTATTAAAGAGTAACAAAAAAAATAAAAAGAAAAAAGCGAATAAGTATTTAAAAGTTGTACCAAAGTTTGTTGTACTGATAAAGGACTCCAATATATACAGGGATTTAGAATTCAAAGAAAAAATTAGTCCGATTTATAAAGGGCGAGTTTTTGAAATTGTTTCAATTGATAAAAGTACAAAAAACGTCCCACGATTGGTAACTAAAGAAGGTTATTATATATCAGCTAATCTTGATATTGTTTTATCTCTAGATTTTGATAATTTGGTCCTGCAATAA
- a CDS encoding bifunctional glycosyltransferase/CDP-glycerol:glycerophosphate glycerophosphotransferase codes for MGDIMKFSIVIPYKEKGNEKFLENCIDSLCQQTYKNFEVIFIHNNSNKLLSLIKNIDLNVHEFKMNETNTLSDYRNTGIERAKGEYVIFLDADDYIHSNALSYASEMIKDRPEDSVFKFGIAKTNLDKVSTLNKSKKAFFENEAQAKLESVLTDANIKVNEEQVKDVIDGLFKNQIINHSYTKIKRNKFLSAINYKFKVHGFIIKRDFIIDNYLYFKSSNNLYTDIPFLIRLYNKTENINQTTTKLYYKYLHNDPINMPSLTQEEHNDRLFKRLSAINEAIQICEDQKLAKQLKLTAINYYLYKVVKSNVFIESYPQTHKIYIELKSILNSPSVNINLNQRHSYEINAIKKGHFKKAYALSKTRVLGYKTYQFMKPKNKRFRQKKVQKNIFTKLPIKEDTIIYESFLGKNYSDSPKSIFKYLLDNSEKKWKHVWVLNNKDVVKDEEEFENNNVKIIKRFSWQYFYYVTVSKYFILNMRQPKWLYKKSEQVILSTWHGTPLKKLVFDMENVTSANKHYKKDFYYQSRNWDYLIAANKYSEKIFESAFMYPKENILTYGYPRNDILTNHSSLYKKQIKEKLELPQSKKVILYAPTWRDDEFHSVGKYKFKLQLDLDRLKEELGNEYVIALRMHYFISDNIDLTDYKGFAYDFSKYNDINDLYIVSDLLITDYSSVFFDYSILRKPILFYTYDLEKYQNMLRGFYIDVNKDLPGPLLLSNDEVLDSIKNIDRVNKEYKEKYEEFHSKYCYLEDGKASQRVVEKVLK; via the coding sequence GTGGGAGATATTATGAAATTTTCAATTGTTATACCTTATAAAGAAAAAGGGAATGAAAAATTTTTAGAAAATTGTATTGATAGTTTATGTCAACAGACCTATAAAAACTTTGAAGTTATATTCATACATAATAATTCTAATAAACTTCTTAGTTTAATAAAAAATATTGATTTGAACGTACATGAGTTCAAAATGAATGAAACAAACACCTTGTCTGATTATAGAAATACTGGTATTGAAAGAGCTAAAGGTGAATATGTTATTTTCCTAGATGCAGATGATTATATTCATTCAAATGCTTTATCTTATGCAAGTGAAATGATTAAAGATAGACCTGAAGATAGTGTTTTTAAATTTGGTATTGCAAAAACAAATTTAGATAAAGTATCTACATTAAATAAATCAAAAAAAGCTTTTTTTGAAAATGAAGCGCAAGCTAAACTTGAATCCGTACTAACTGACGCTAATATTAAAGTGAATGAAGAACAAGTTAAAGATGTTATTGATGGATTATTTAAAAATCAAATAATTAACCATAGTTATACTAAAATTAAACGCAACAAATTTTTAAGTGCTATAAATTATAAATTTAAGGTACATGGATTTATTATAAAAAGAGATTTTATAATAGATAATTATTTGTACTTCAAATCAAGTAATAATTTATATACTGATATACCTTTTTTAATAAGGCTTTATAATAAAACTGAAAATATTAATCAAACAACCACTAAATTATATTATAAATACCTTCATAATGATCCTATAAATATGCCATCCTTAACTCAAGAGGAACATAATGACAGACTATTTAAAAGATTATCTGCTATTAACGAAGCAATTCAAATCTGTGAAGATCAAAAATTAGCTAAGCAATTAAAATTAACAGCTATCAACTATTATTTATATAAAGTAGTTAAAAGTAACGTATTTATTGAGTCATATCCACAAACTCATAAAATTTATATTGAACTAAAATCTATATTGAATAGTCCTTCAGTCAATATTAATTTGAATCAAAGACATAGTTATGAGATAAATGCAATTAAAAAAGGTCATTTCAAGAAAGCATATGCCCTTAGTAAAACTAGAGTTTTAGGTTATAAAACATATCAATTTATGAAACCTAAAAACAAGCGTTTTAGACAAAAGAAAGTACAAAAAAATATTTTCACTAAATTACCTATCAAAGAAGATACAATAATTTACGAAAGTTTTTTAGGTAAGAATTATTCAGATAGCCCCAAATCGATTTTTAAATATTTGTTAGATAATAGTGAAAAAAAATGGAAACATGTTTGGGTTTTAAATAATAAAGATGTTGTTAAAGATGAAGAAGAGTTTGAAAATAATAATGTGAAAATAATAAAAAGATTTAGTTGGCAATATTTTTATTATGTAACAGTTTCAAAGTATTTTATTTTGAATATGAGACAACCAAAATGGTTATATAAAAAAAGTGAACAAGTTATATTATCTACTTGGCATGGAACACCTTTGAAAAAGTTAGTTTTTGATATGGAAAATGTTACTTCTGCCAATAAGCACTACAAAAAAGACTTTTATTATCAATCTAGAAATTGGGACTATTTAATAGCAGCTAATAAATATAGTGAGAAAATTTTTGAAAGTGCATTTATGTATCCGAAAGAAAATATTTTAACTTATGGTTATCCCAGAAATGATATTTTAACTAATCATTCTAGTTTATATAAGAAACAAATCAAAGAAAAATTGGAGTTACCTCAGTCTAAAAAAGTTATTCTTTATGCTCCTACATGGAGAGATGATGAATTCCATTCTGTAGGTAAGTATAAATTTAAACTACAGCTTGATTTGGATCGCTTAAAAGAAGAACTTGGGAATGAATATGTTATTGCTTTAAGAATGCATTACTTTATTTCAGATAACATTGATTTAACTGATTATAAAGGATTTGCTTACGACTTTTCTAAGTATAATGATATTAATGACTTATATATAGTTAGTGATTTATTAATTACAGATTACTCTTCTGTTTTCTTTGATTATTCAATACTTAGAAAACCAATATTATTCTATACTTATGATTTAGAAAAATATCAAAATATGCTAAGAGGTTTTTATATAGATGTTAATAAAGATTTACCTGGACCTTTATTGCTATCTAATGATGAAGTTTTAGATTCAATTAAGAATATTGATAGAGTGAACAAAGAATATAAAGAGAAGTATGAAGAGTTTCATAGTAAATATTGTTATTTAGAGGATGGGAAGGCTTCTCAAAGAGTCGTTGAAAAAGTTTTGAAATAA
- a CDS encoding alpha/beta hydrolase, whose translation MLNKYIDKFQVNDYAITVKLPKSYFKCNNRYYSLLCVQDGDYLFKSRSKEVIFVGIESKDRSNDFTPWQAQIGNEINGGRAEEYLTWLTEKLIPLLRDKYRVSNDNNDIGIAGASYGGLVSLYALYTMPQKFGSYILISPSLWYPQFLEFMQNHNGINKEVSVYWYVGLKEGIKHTLRIKKMVPNSLEGVKILDRNLKNDRTRFKFQTSKRGIHRHRYFKKYFNKALKYIY comes from the coding sequence ATGTTGAATAAGTACATAGATAAGTTTCAAGTCAACGATTATGCTATTACGGTAAAATTACCCAAAAGTTATTTTAAATGTAACAATCGATATTACTCATTATTGTGTGTGCAAGACGGTGATTATTTATTTAAATCGAGAAGTAAAGAAGTAATTTTTGTAGGTATTGAATCAAAAGATAGAAGCAATGATTTTACCCCATGGCAAGCGCAGATAGGCAATGAAATAAATGGTGGTCGTGCGGAAGAATATTTAACATGGCTAACCGAAAAATTAATTCCTTTATTAAGAGATAAATATAGAGTGTCGAATGATAATAACGACATTGGCATTGCCGGAGCATCATATGGAGGATTAGTTTCATTATATGCACTATATACAATGCCACAAAAATTTGGAAGTTATATTTTAATTTCACCTTCATTATGGTATCCACAATTTTTAGAGTTTATGCAGAATCATAACGGTATAAACAAAGAAGTTAGTGTTTATTGGTATGTTGGGTTAAAAGAAGGTATCAAACATACATTAAGGATTAAAAAGATGGTCCCAAATAGCCTAGAAGGCGTGAAAATTTTAGATCGTAATTTAAAAAACGACAGAACACGTTTTAAATTCCAAACCTCAAAACGAGGCATTCATAGACATCGCTACTTCAAAAAATACTTTAATAAAGCATTAAAATATATTTATTGA